One window of the Saccopteryx bilineata isolate mSacBil1 chromosome 2, mSacBil1_pri_phased_curated, whole genome shotgun sequence genome contains the following:
- the TAL2 gene encoding T-cell acute lymphocytic leukemia protein 2 produces the protein MTRKIFTTSRERWRQQNVNSAFARLRKLIPTHPPDKKLSKNETLRLAMRYINFLVKVLGEQNLQQTGAAAPGNILGLFPQGPHPPDRTLLSDCQVPSPGPRHHIP, from the coding sequence ATGACCAGGAAGATCTTCACAACTTCCAGGGAGCGGTGGAGGCAGCAGAACGTCAACAGCGCCTTTGCCAGGCTCAGGAAGCTCATTCCCACTCACCCTCCGGACAAAAAGCTGAGCAAAAACGAAACGCTTCGCCTGGCAATGAGGTATATCAACTTCCTGGTCAAGGTCTTGGGGGAGCAAAACCTACAGCAAACGGGAGCAGCTGCCCCGGGAAACATTCTGGGACTCTTTCCCCAAGGACCCCACCCGCCGGACAGGACTCTGCTCAGTGACTGCCAGGTCCCTTCACCTGGCCCACGTCACCACATCCCTTAG